Proteins from a genomic interval of Crassostrea angulata isolate pt1a10 chromosome 7, ASM2561291v2, whole genome shotgun sequence:
- the LOC128156037 gene encoding uncharacterized protein LOC128156037 — protein sequence MLFSAVFLISTVSLAVGMTTTAQHGHHHSHHTHLHGHHSKPTHEPSIGESFVFHYDAMTHTLAVRTNRHCYLYMLTADQQTSVHTSTGLHAIEKSIIDMIDTNSPTVAVTAQDLTTMSAKLSHFCRQLPALKLN from the exons ATGTTGTTCTCGGCTGTTTTCCTGATTAGCACTGTGTCTCTG GCAGTTGGTATGACCACAACTGCTCAACATGGTCACCACCATTCACATCACACGCACCTGCATGGACACCATTCAAAACCTACTCATGAACCAAGCATCGGTGAATCTTTTGTGTTCCACTATGATGCCATGACG cACACTTTGGCCGTGAGAACCAATCGCCATTGTTACCTATACATGCTCACAGCTGATCAACAAACAAGTGTACATACCTCAACAGGACTCCATGCCATCGAG AAGTCTATCATTGATATGATCGACACTAACAGTCCTACAGTCGCTGTAACAGCTCAGGATCTCACCACCATGAGTGCAAAACTTTCACATTTCTGTAGACAACTCCCtgctttgaaattgaattaa
- the LOC128156687 gene encoding uncharacterized protein LOC128156687 translates to MFSAVFLISTVSVAVGMTTTAHHGHHHSHNTHVHGHHTGPTHEPNVNESFLFHYDAHSHTLVVKTQRHCYLYLLTADQQTSVHTSTGLHAIEKTIIDLIDTNSPTVAVTAQDLTTMSAGLSHFCRKLPALKLN, encoded by the exons ATGTTCTCCGCTGTTTTCTTGATTAGTACTGTGTCTGTG GCTGTGGGTATGACCACAACTGCACATCATGGTCATCACCATTCACATAACACACATGTACATGGACATCATACTGGACCTACACATGAACCAAATGTGAACGAAAGTTTTCTGTTCCACTATGATGCTCATTCG CACACGTTGGTCGTTAAGACACAGCGTCATTGTTACCTATACTTGCTCACAGCTGATCAACAAACAAGTGTACATACCTCAACAGGACTCCATGCCATCGAG AAAACCATCATTGATTTGATCGACACTAACAGTCCTACAGTCGCTGTCACCGCTCAGGATCTCACCACTATGAGTGCAGGACTCTCACATTTCTGTAGAAAACTCCCtgctttgaaattgaattaa
- the LOC128156807 gene encoding uncharacterized protein LOC128156807 translates to MFSAVFLISTVSVAVGMTTTAHHGHHHPHNTHVHGHHTGPTHEPNVNESFLFHYDAHSHTLVVKTQRHCYLYMLTADQQTSVHTTTGLHAIEKSIIDLIDTNSPTVAVTAQDLTTISAGLSHFCKNIPALKLN, encoded by the exons ATGTTCTCCGCTGTTTTCTTGATTAGTACTGTGTCTGTG GCTGTGGGTATGACCACAACTGCACATCATGGGCATCATCATCCACATAACACACATGTACATGGACATCATACTGGACCTACACATGAACCAAATGTGAACGAAAGTTTTCTGTTCCACTATGATGCTCATTCG CACACGTTGGTCGTTAAGACACAGCGTCATTGCTACCTATACATGCTCACAGCTGATCAACAAACAAGTGTACATACCACAACAGGACTCCATGCCATCGAG AAGTCCATCATTGATTTGATCGACACTAACAGTCCTACAGTCGCTGTCACCGCTCAGGATCTCACCACCATCAGTGCAGGACTCTCACATTTCTGTAAAAATATCCCtgctttaaaattgaattaa